DNA sequence from the Pseudomonadota bacterium genome:
TTCTGCCGCGTCAGCCGGTCTATCTCCTCGTTGAGTCCCGACCGCTCCGCCATGAGCCTCTGCTTCATCTCCATGAGCTGCCTGAACTGGTAGATCCCCTTGTCGCCGAGCACGAGAAAGAGGAACAGGGCGAGCACGGCCAGGGAGACGGCGAGCCTGATCGGCGAGGCCAGCCAGAGGAGCGAGAGGAGTTTTGCCGGTATCGAGCGGTTCATTTGTCGAAGAAGTTGCCCTGATCAGCCGCCGGCGCGGCCAGACCCAGGTGCTCGTAAGCGAGCGGGGTCGCCATCCTCCCCCTCGGCGTGCGGTTCAGGTAGCCGCACTGTATGAGATAGGGCTCGTAGACCTCCTCGATGGTGTCCTTCTCCTCGTTTATCGCCGAGGAGATCGTCTCGATGCCGACCGGCCCGCCGGAGAACTTCTCTATTATGGTGCGCAGTATCGTGCGGTCCATGTGGTCGAAGCCCCTCTCGTCCACCTCGAGCATGGCCAGCGCGTCATCGGCCACCCTGCGGTCGATGTGGCCCGACGCCCTGACCTGCGCGTAGTCGCGAACGCGTCTGAGCAGCCGGTTTGCGATCCTTGGAGTCCCGCGCGAGCGCCGCGCGATCTCCATCGACCCCTCCGGGTCGATGGTCACCGACATCATCCCCGCCGAGCGCAGCACGATCTTCGTGATGTCCTCGGGAGGGTAGAACTCCAGCCTCGCCGTGACGCCGAAGCGGTCGCGCAGCGGGGAGGTGAGGAGGCCGGCCCGCGTGGTCGCCCCGACGAGGGTGAAGTGCGGCAGCTCGAGCTTTACGGTCTTGGCCGACGGCCCCTGCCCGATGAGTATGTCGAGATTGAAGTCCTCCATGGCGGGGTAGAGTATCTCCTCGACCACGCTGCTCAGGCGGTGGATCTCGTCGATGAACAGGACCGAGCGTTCCTTGAGGTTGGTGAGGATGGCGGCGAGGTCCCCCGGCTTCTCGATCACGGGGCCCGAGGTGGATGTGATCTCGACGCCGAGCTCTTTGGCGATGATGTTGGCGAGCGTGGTCTTGCCCAGGCCGGGGGGGCCCGAGAAGAGCACGTGGTCGAGGGCGTCGCCGCGGGCGCGCGCCGCCTCGATGAAGAGCTCGATGCGCTCCTTGACGCGCTCCTGCCCCACGTATTCGGCGAGCGTCCGGGGCCGAAGCCCCGCCTCGACCGTGCTTTCGTCGGCCAGCTGGATGGGTGCGAGTGCGTCGTTTCTATCGGCGCTCATGCTTTGCAGAGCTCCCTCAGGGCGGCCTTTATGGCATCCTCGACCTTCATCTCCTCCGAAACGGCAGCCTTCTTCAAGGCGTTTTCAGCGTGCGCCCTCTGGTAACCCAGGTTCGTGAGCGCAGAGAGCGCGTCGGCGAAGACCGCCGGACCCGCCGCGCCGTGCTGCGGCCTCGATCTCATCTCGCGCGCGAACATGTCGCCCAGCTCCACCACCATGCGCTCCGCGGTCTTCTTCCCGATGCCCGGTATGGTCGCGAGCCTCGCGTGGTCGCGGGTTCCGACCGCCGCCACGATGCCTTCGGGCGTCAGCCCCGAGAGGACCGCCAGGGCGATCTTGGGGCCGATGCCGGAGATGCTGATGAGCTTCCTGAAGATGGTGCGCTCCTCCTCCGTCGTGAACCCGTAGAGAGAGAGCTGGTCCTCGCGGACGTAGGTGTGCACCGCGACGCTGGCCTTCTGGCCCGCTTCGGGCAGCTGGCCGAGCGATGTGAGCGAGATGCACAGGCCGTACCCCACGCCCCCCACGTCGATGACGCAGTGGCCCGGCTCCTTTGA
Encoded proteins:
- a CDS encoding septum formation initiator family protein — its product is MNRSIPAKLLSLLWLASPIRLAVSLAVLALFLFLVLGDKGIYQFRQLMEMKQRLMAERSGLNEEIDRLTRQKALLADPKNLEPTIRTELGYIKPGEILFEEKPAEEAGEKATGAR
- the ruvA gene encoding Holliday junction branch migration protein RuvA encodes the protein MIVQLSGTLTSKEPGHCVIDVGGVGYGLCISLTSLGQLPEAGQKASVAVHTYVREDQLSLYGFTTEEERTIFRKLISISGIGPKIALAVLSGLTPEGIVAAVGTRDHARLATIPGIGKKTAERMVVELGDMFAREMRSRPQHGAAGPAVFADALSALTNLGYQRAHAENALKKAAVSEEMKVEDAIKAALRELCKA
- the ruvB gene encoding Holliday junction branch migration DNA helicase RuvB; the encoded protein is MSADRNDALAPIQLADESTVEAGLRPRTLAEYVGQERVKERIELFIEAARARGDALDHVLFSGPPGLGKTTLANIIAKELGVEITSTSGPVIEKPGDLAAILTNLKERSVLFIDEIHRLSSVVEEILYPAMEDFNLDILIGQGPSAKTVKLELPHFTLVGATTRAGLLTSPLRDRFGVTARLEFYPPEDITKIVLRSAGMMSVTIDPEGSMEIARRSRGTPRIANRLLRRVRDYAQVRASGHIDRRVADDALAMLEVDERGFDHMDRTILRTIIEKFSGGPVGIETISSAINEEKDTIEEVYEPYLIQCGYLNRTPRGRMATPLAYEHLGLAAPAADQGNFFDK